The nucleotide window TTCAACAAATGCAGGTTCTCAAATGATAGGCTTCCTTCCCCGTTCGTTAATGCGCTGAAAAGCAGCATCAAAAAGGGAGCAAGCACAAATCCTGAAAAAAGCAAGGAAAAGGCCAACAGTTTCTTCCGGCCCATGAGGTTCTCCGCCATGAATTACCGCATAAATATTTCCTGGCAAAACTTCGCGGAAGGCTCCAGATACCCTGCCACCTTGGCATAATCAACCTCCATGGCCTTGAACCCTGGAGGCGAAGATCCCTTGCGAAGTGGAATTTGTGCAGACTCCCCTTCCTGCAGAGCCTTTTCCGTTTCAGGCGATAACAGATAATCGATCAGCTTTTTTCCGGTCTCAGGATGAGGGGCGCCCTTGATCATCATTACCGTGTTTGGTATCAATAAGGTTCCCATTCCGGTCGAGTCAGGAAAAATCATTTGAACCGGGTCGCCCTTATCTATGGCCACCTGGGCGTCGTCAGTGTCCGTAAATCCAACGGGAACCTTTCCCTGAACCACCAGATCCCTGGTAACCGAATTGCCGTCAACCACCAGCACATCATTGGCTGCAAGCCCTTTCAGGTAAGCCTCCGTCTTTTCGGTCCCTATATAGTCATAAAGCGCAGCCACATGCATAGCCGTGGTGCCGAATAACGGATAGGCTATGGTTACCTTTCCTTTCCATTCCGGCTTGGTAAAATCCAAAATGGAAGGCGGCAAATCCCTTTCCTGGATCATGGTGGCGTTAATCAAAAGAACTCTCGCCCTGCCTGCAAATCCCGTCCAGTAGCCGTCCTTATCCTTAAAGGTAGCAGGAAAATCATCATAGTACACGGACTTGTAAGGAGTAAGCACGTCCTCCTTCAAAAGTTGAATAGTCCGGATGACCTCGGAATTCCAGAATACATCGGCTCTGGGCCTCCTTTTTTCAGCAATCAAACGGTTAACCAATCCAACTGTTTTGCTTGCCTCCACATCATACATAGCAAGA belongs to Desulfatibacillum aliphaticivorans DSM 15576 and includes:
- a CDS encoding extracellular solute-binding protein, with the protein product MKYWRILLLVLLAGGLATSASAEEVVVYTSVDRMFSEPILQKFEKDTGIKVLAMYDVEASKTVGLVNRLIAEKRRPRADVFWNSEVIRTIQLLKEDVLTPYKSVYYDDFPATFKDKDGYWTGFAGRARVLLINATMIQERDLPPSILDFTKPEWKGKVTIAYPLFGTTAMHVAALYDYIGTEKTEAYLKGLAANDVLVVDGNSVTRDLVVQGKVPVGFTDTDDAQVAIDKGDPVQMIFPDSTGMGTLLIPNTVMMIKGAPHPETGKKLIDYLLSPETEKALQEGESAQIPLRKGSSPPGFKAMEVDYAKVAGYLEPSAKFCQEIFMR